The Nitratidesulfovibrio sp. SRB-5 genome includes a window with the following:
- a CDS encoding amino acid ABC transporter permease, translating to MTNEPQNVRIVITDGAIIPDPKERRIITAWSISFVGALAALVYLCTSRPEPYWRLLQFLPDGIAVTFKVTVLSILCSIPIGLITGLGRLSRNRLINLVASTYVEVVRGIPLLVQLFYIYYALGRFLKVPDLLAAIIALSVCYGAYMGEVFRAGIDSISKGQTEAARSLGFNRAETMFMVILPQAWRTILPPVGNEFIAMLKDTSLVSIIAVADILRRGREFASESFLYFETYTMVALIYLLITLFLSKGVSIMESRLNYYDRR from the coding sequence ATGACCAACGAACCCCAGAACGTCCGCATCGTCATCACCGACGGCGCGATCATACCGGACCCGAAGGAACGGCGGATCATAACCGCATGGTCCATCTCCTTCGTGGGCGCGCTGGCCGCGCTCGTCTACCTGTGCACGAGCAGGCCCGAACCCTACTGGCGGTTGCTGCAATTCCTGCCCGACGGCATTGCCGTCACCTTCAAGGTGACCGTGCTGTCCATCCTGTGCTCCATCCCCATCGGGCTCATCACCGGGCTTGGCCGCCTGTCGCGCAACCGGCTGATCAACCTGGTGGCCTCCACCTACGTGGAAGTGGTGCGGGGCATTCCCCTGCTGGTGCAGCTTTTCTACATCTACTACGCCCTTGGCCGGTTCCTGAAGGTGCCGGACCTGCTGGCCGCCATCATCGCCCTCAGCGTGTGCTACGGCGCCTACATGGGCGAGGTGTTCCGCGCGGGCATCGACTCCATCTCCAAGGGCCAGACCGAAGCCGCCCGCTCGCTGGGCTTCAACCGGGCGGAGACCATGTTCATGGTCATCCTGCCGCAGGCGTGGCGCACCATCCTGCCGCCGGTGGGCAACGAATTCATCGCCATGCTGAAGGACACCTCGCTGGTGTCCATCATCGCCGTGGCCGACATCCTGCGTCGCGGGCGCGAATTCGCCTCGGAGAGCTTCCTGTACTTCGAGACGTACACCATGGTCGCCCTCATCTACCTGTTGATCACGCTGTTCCTGTCCAAGGGCGTCAGCATCATGGAATCGAGGTTGAACTACTATGACCGCCGATAG
- a CDS encoding basic amino acid ABC transporter substrate-binding protein codes for MLKKIVLTLAALLVTANVAFAEKTIVVAQDATWPPMEFVDANKNLVGFSVDYTDAMAKEAGFKIVHKNVAWDGIFAGLESGSYDAIVSSVSITDERKNAMDFTAPYYEVRQALVVPKTTNVTKLDEMKGKTLGGQISTTGYFTIKKTAGVTPKSYDEIGLAMEDLFNGRIDGVVCDDPVAASYALQQEQYAAKMKIAFVIETQEKEFYGIAVKKGNKEVLDLLNKGIAAVKAKGIDKQLREKWIGR; via the coding sequence ATGCTGAAGAAGATCGTCCTCACCCTTGCGGCCCTGCTGGTCACCGCCAACGTGGCCTTTGCCGAGAAGACCATTGTCGTTGCCCAGGACGCCACCTGGCCGCCCATGGAATTCGTTGACGCGAACAAGAACCTCGTCGGCTTCTCCGTCGATTACACCGACGCCATGGCCAAGGAAGCAGGCTTCAAGATAGTGCACAAGAACGTGGCCTGGGACGGCATCTTCGCCGGGCTCGAATCCGGCAGCTACGACGCCATCGTCTCCTCGGTGTCCATCACCGACGAACGCAAGAACGCCATGGACTTCACCGCCCCCTACTACGAAGTGCGCCAGGCCCTCGTGGTGCCCAAGACCACCAACGTCACCAAGCTGGACGAAATGAAGGGCAAGACCCTTGGCGGCCAGATCAGCACCACCGGCTACTTCACCATCAAGAAGACCGCCGGCGTCACCCCCAAGTCGTACGACGAAATCGGCCTGGCCATGGAAGACCTGTTCAACGGCCGCATCGACGGCGTGGTGTGCGACGACCCCGTTGCCGCCAGCTACGCCCTGCAGCAGGAACAGTACGCCGCCAAGATGAAGATCGCCTTCGTCATCGAAACCCAGGAAAAGGAATTCTACGGCATCGCCGTGAAGAAGGGGAACAAGGAAGTTCTGGACCTTCTGAACAAGGGCATCGCCGCCGTGAAGGCCAAGGGCATCGACAAGCAGCTCCGCGAAAAGTGGATCGGCCGCTAG
- a CDS encoding lysine exporter LysO family protein encodes MKGSLIILGFFLSGVLLGKLDIIPRADQAGDLASWALYMLLFVVGMGIGFDTRSFRILRELHVKVALVPLFVGIGTLGGSLAAWALLGDMPLRDVLGVGAGFGYYSLSSIMITKMGDAALGSMALIANISRELVTLLSAPLLVRLFGGLAPVMAGGATSMDTSLPIIARYAGERYGIIAVFSGMVLTVAVPILVTAIFTWL; translated from the coding sequence ATGAAGGGCAGCCTGATCATTCTCGGCTTCTTCCTGTCCGGCGTGCTGCTGGGCAAGCTGGACATCATCCCCAGGGCCGACCAGGCGGGCGACCTGGCCTCGTGGGCGCTGTACATGCTGCTGTTCGTGGTGGGCATGGGCATCGGGTTCGATACCCGCTCGTTCCGCATCCTGCGCGAACTGCACGTGAAGGTGGCGCTGGTGCCGCTGTTCGTGGGCATCGGCACCCTTGGCGGCTCGCTGGCGGCGTGGGCCCTGCTGGGCGACATGCCCTTGCGCGACGTGCTGGGCGTGGGCGCGGGCTTTGGCTACTACAGCCTGTCCAGCATCATGATAACGAAAATGGGCGACGCGGCCCTCGGCTCCATGGCGCTCATCGCCAACATCTCGCGCGAGCTGGTCACCCTGCTGTCCGCCCCCCTGCTGGTGCGCCTGTTCGGCGGGCTGGCCCCGGTCATGGCGGGCGGGGCCACCAGCATGGACACCAGCCTGCCCATCATCGCCCGCTACGCCGGTGAGCGTTACGGCATCATCGCCGTATTCAGCGGCATGGTGCTGACCGTGGCCGTGCCCATCCTGGTGACGGCCATCTTCACCTGGCTGTAG
- a CDS encoding LysO family transporter, protein MIVEIGCIVVGVPAGYLLRTRPAVVGAVDRLTTWSIYTLLFLLGLSLGSDDALVAKAGDIGLRAVVISMASLAGSVAAGWLLQHVLLRGALDGPGAAHPASPDTGAATPSATTRADDHSENRP, encoded by the coding sequence ATGATCGTCGAAATTGGCTGCATCGTCGTGGGCGTGCCCGCAGGCTACCTGCTGCGCACGCGTCCCGCCGTTGTCGGCGCCGTGGACCGGCTGACCACCTGGTCCATTTACACGTTGCTGTTTCTGCTGGGCCTGTCGTTGGGGTCGGACGACGCGCTGGTGGCAAAGGCGGGCGACATCGGCCTGCGGGCCGTGGTCATCAGCATGGCGTCGCTGGCGGGCAGCGTGGCGGCTGGGTGGCTGCTGCAACATGTGCTGCTGCGCGGCGCCCTGGACGGCCCCGGTGCCGCCCACCCGGCCTCGCCGGACACGGGTGCGGCCACGCCATCAGCCACAACGCGCGCGGATGACCATTCGGAGAACCGGCCATGA
- a CDS encoding cupin domain-containing protein, translating to MRHIRLDDMRTFKDAGFAMNLVHDSENFKIINFNFRAGQELPVHSHDIDGELAITVIEGEGEFLGADGAAIPARQGDMLVSEIRVPHGVRAKTEMRVVVVIAPPI from the coding sequence ATGCGCCACATCCGTCTCGACGACATGCGCACCTTCAAGGACGCCGGGTTCGCCATGAACCTGGTGCACGACTCGGAAAACTTCAAGATCATCAATTTCAATTTCAGGGCCGGGCAGGAACTGCCCGTGCACAGCCATGACATCGACGGCGAACTGGCCATCACCGTCATCGAGGGCGAAGGCGAATTCCTGGGCGCGGACGGCGCTGCCATCCCCGCCAGGCAGGGCGACATGCTGGTCTCGGAAATCCGCGTGCCCCACGGGGTGCGGGCAAAGACCGAGATGCGGGTTGTTGTCGTTATCGCCCCTCCCATCTAG